The Zootoca vivipara chromosome 16, rZooViv1.1, whole genome shotgun sequence genome has a segment encoding these proteins:
- the PIANP gene encoding PILR alpha-associated neural protein produces the protein METSTCVMLPLVSCFHLLQLWPFLLLASALPSHSAWSLRTRGLLAARPLCSHRSSPSSPRSVCIWDKNPAPEKGPRSTSQRHRSVVPKGAGLRSSVRLRRQAQGTRPATPSGFEDGLSSSQYPWAIVWGPTISVEDGGDANSANPGFPPLGYTFVSSSGMATAQPNSHSLLHNEGLNLRQTPATLRPFLFGPRGEGVDPQLYVTITISVIIVLVALGIILKFCWDRNQKRRHHSSQQSGLQQEGSHQPLTDLSPSAVSILGPFSDSPTPTPDMMETGQVLEGMEKLEGLGKTSAFQLNRIPLVNL, from the exons ATGGAGACCAGCACCTG CGTGATGCTCCCTCTGGTCTCCTGCTTCCACTTGCTGCAGCTCTGGCCTTTCTTACTTCTCGCCTCAGCACTTCCATCCCACAGCGCCTGGTCTCTGCGCACCCGGGGCCTTCTGGCAGCACGGCCCCTTTGCAGCCACCGCAGCAGCCCTTCCTCCCCTCGGTCCGTTTGCATCTGGGACAAGAACCCCGCCCCGGAGAAAGGACCCCGCTCTACCTCACAGCGCCATCGGTCTGTGGTTCCCAAAGGGGCTGGGCTGCGCAGCTCAGTGCGCCTGAGGCGCCAGGCTCAGGGGACCCGGCCTGCCACTCCGTCTGGCTTCGAGGATGGCCTGTCGTCCTCCCAGTACCCCTGGGCCATTGTCTGGGGCCCCACAATATCCGTGGAGGATGGAGGCGACGCCAACTCTGCCAACCCTGGCTTCCCACCTCTGGGTTACACCTTCGTTTCGTCAAGCGGAATGGCCACAGCGCAACCCAACTCCCACTCCCTGCTACACAACGAAGGGCTCAACCTGCGCCAAACCCCAGCCACCCTGCGGCCCTTCCTTTTTGGGCCACGGGGAGAAG GTGTGGACCCTCAGCTGTATGTCACCATTACGATCTCTGTCATTATTGTCCTTGTTGCTCTGGGGATAATACTCAAATTCTG CTGGGACAGGAACCAGAAGCGACGTCACCACTCCAGCCAGCAAAGTGGATTGCAGCAGGAGGGTAGCCATCAGCCCTTAACAGACCTATCTCCCTCTGCGGTCAGCATCCTGGGGCCCTTCAGCGACTCGCCGACCCCGACACCAGACATGATGGAAACTGGACAGGTACTGGAAGGCATGGAGAAGCTAGAGGGACTAGGGAAGACCAGTGCCTTCCAGCTCAACAG GATCCCACTGGTGAACCTGTGA